Genomic segment of Myxococcus stipitatus:
CGACCCGACAGCGTCACCACCGGCAGCTCGTGCGTGCGAGGCTGCTCGCGCAGGCTCCGCACCCACTCCAGCGCCTGCCCGTCCGGCATCTGCGTGTCCAACACCACCGCGTCCGGAGACGTGTCCTCCAGCACCTTCGCGGACTCGGCCAGGCTGGACGCGCGCACCACCCGGTAGCCCTCCTGCGACAGGAGCCCTCGCAGCAGGGACGACAGCTCCGGGTCCGCCGTCACCACCAGCACCGAGTGCCGCGACGCGCTCAGCGCCGCCGCCGTCACCGCGGGGTGCACACCGGACGCGGGCGAGCGCACCGCCTCCAGCGCGAAGGTGAACGTGGAGCCCTGGCCCAGCACGCTCTCCACCTCGATGCCGCCGCCATGCTGGTTCACGATGGCCTGGGAGATGGCGAGCCCCAGCCCCGTGCCCCCCTTGGAGCGCGTGTCCGAGCCGTCGAGCTGCTGGAAGCGCGCGAACAGCTTCGTGCGCTGCTCCTCGGAGATGCCCGGCCCCTGGTCCACCACGCTGAAGCGCACCCGGCCCGCGCCCTCCAGCCGCGCGTGCACCGCCACCTCCGCGCCCGCGGGCGAGAACTTCACCGCGTTGGACACCAGGTTCGTCAGCACCTGGATGAGCCTGTCCCGGTCGCCCTTCACCTTGGGCGCCCCCTCCACCCCCGCGCGCAGCGACACCCCCGCCGCGTCCGCCACGCCCTTCAGGCCGCTGAACGTCGCCTCCACCAGCTCGTGCACGTCCAGCGTGGCCAGCTTCAGCTCCAGCTTGCCCGCCTCCATCTTCTCCAGGTCGAGGATGTCGTTGATGAGCCGGATGAGGCGCTCGGTGTTCGTGCGCGCGATGCGCACCATGTCCAGCGCCTCGGCCGGAATCTCCCCGACGATGCCGCCCTCCAAGAGGCCCAGGGAGCCTCGGATGGACGTGAGCGGCGTGCGCAGCTCATGGCTCACGGTGGAGATGAACTCGTTCTTCATCCGCTCCACCTCCTTGCGCTCGGTGATGTCGCGCACGAAGGCGGTGAAGCGCGCCGGGCCCGTCCCCGGCACCCGCGCCAGCGTCAGCTCCGCGGGGAAGGTGCTCCCATCCGCGCGCAGGCAGGAGGACTCCAGGCGCGTGGCGTGGCCCGACGTGGAGCGCAGCGCCGCGGCCACCTCCTCGCGCTGTCCGGCCGGCAGCGACGCGGGCAGCGCCAGCGTGAGGAAGTCCCGCCCCACCGCCTCCCCCGCCGTCACCCGGAACACCTGCTCCGCCATGGGGTTGAGCTCGAGCAGCCGCCCCGCCTCGTCCACCAGGACGATGCCGTCCGGCGCCGCCTCCAGGATGGCCGCCTTGCGCGCCTCCGAGACGCGCTGCTCCTCGCTCGCCCGCACCAGCGCCCGCCCCCGCTCCTCCACTCGCGTCTCCAGGTCCGCGTTGAGCGTGGCCAGCTCCGCCGACGCGCGCGACAGCCGCACCAGCACCACCACCACGTACCCGCCCAGCAGCAGCGACACCGCGAAGAACACGATGCGCGTGCGCTCGTTGCCCCGCTGCGCCCGCTCGTGGAGCTGGAGGAACGTGGTGACGGCCCGCTCGGCCTGCGCGCTGGCGGAGCGCTCCAGCAGCGCCTGCAGCGCGACGTCCGCCTCGCGACGCTCCCCCCGCGCCCGCGCGTCCCGCGAGCGCGCCAGCAGCGCCCGGTTGTCCTCCAGCGCGCGCAGGTACGACTCCAGCGAGGCGTGCATCACCCGCCGCTCCTCGTCCGAGAGGAAGGACGGCAGCGCGCGCAGCGCCTCCGCGCGCGCCTGGAGCGCGTCGAAGGCGGCGGCGTCCGAGCCATGCAGCTCCGGCATCTCCAGGCGGGAGCGCAGCGCGTCCTGCTCCAGCTCCGCGCTGGCCTGACGCAGCTGCTGCAGCCGCGTGCGGTAGCCGTCGTTCTCGGCCA
This window contains:
- a CDS encoding response regulator; this translates as MRQTRLSKRSVALAVGALLVLCGLFVVGRPWEMAENDGYRTRLQQLRQASAELEQDALRSRLEMPELHGSDAAAFDALQARAEALRALPSFLSDEERRVMHASLESYLRALEDNRALLARSRDARARGERREADVALQALLERSASAQAERAVTTFLQLHERAQRGNERTRIVFFAVSLLLGGYVVVVLVRLSRASAELATLNADLETRVEERGRALVRASEEQRVSEARKAAILEAAPDGIVLVDEAGRLLELNPMAEQVFRVTAGEAVGRDFLTLALPASLPAGQREEVAAALRSTSGHATRLESSCLRADGSTFPAELTLARVPGTGPARFTAFVRDITERKEVERMKNEFISTVSHELRTPLTSIRGSLGLLEGGIVGEIPAEALDMVRIARTNTERLIRLINDILDLEKMEAGKLELKLATLDVHELVEATFSGLKGVADAAGVSLRAGVEGAPKVKGDRDRLIQVLTNLVSNAVKFSPAGAEVAVHARLEGAGRVRFSVVDQGPGISEEQRTKLFARFQQLDGSDTRSKGGTGLGLAISQAIVNQHGGGIEVESVLGQGSTFTFALEAVRSPASGVHPAVTAAALSASRHSVLVVTADPELSSLLRGLLSQEGYRVVRASSLAESAKVLEDTSPDAVVLDTQMPDGQALEWVRSLREQPRTHELPVVTLSGRSPGGEGVGAAVWVDWISQPLEEARLLSALRHAMRRPGQARVLVVDDDVATRRVICARLERLGAVQVFEAADGESAVELARETRPDLIVLDVGLPGLDGFEVVDILRQGRGRTTPLIVFTGRDLSRADQRQLTLGMTRHLSKARSSEEELVASVRELLNELLSRKDGETERRVVS